From one Suricata suricatta isolate VVHF042 chromosome 8, meerkat_22Aug2017_6uvM2_HiC, whole genome shotgun sequence genomic stretch:
- the TRIM72 gene encoding tripartite motif-containing protein 72: protein MSAAPGLLHQELSCPLCLQLFDAPVTAECGHSFCRACLSRVAGEPAADGTVPCPCCQALTRPQALSTNLQLARLVEGLAQVPQGHCEEHLDPLSIYCEQDRALVCGVCASLGSHRGHRLLPAAEAHARLKTQLPQQKMQLQEACMRKEKSVAVLEHQLMEVEETVRQFRGAVGEQLGKMRVFLAALEGSLDREAERVRGEAGLALRRELGSLNSYLEQLRQMEKVLEEVADKPQTEFLMKYCLVTSRLQKILAESPPPARLDIQLPIISDDFKFQVWRKMFRALMPAMKELTFDPSTAHPSLVVSPSGRRVECLDQKAPPAGEDPCQFDKAVAVVAQQLLSDGEHYWEVEVGDKPRWALGVISAQAGRRGRLHAVPSQGLWLLGLREGKILEAHVEAKEPRALRAQERRPSRIGIYLSFGDGVLSFYDASNADSLELLFAFHERLPGPVYPFFDVCWHDKGKNAQPLLLVGPDGEEA, encoded by the exons ATGTCGGCTGCGCCCGGCCTCCTGCACCAGGAGCTGTCCTGCCCGCTGTGCCTGCAGCTGTTTGACGCGCCCGTGACGGCCGAGTGCGGCCACAGCTTCTGCCGCGCCTGCCTGAGCCGCGTGGCGGGGGAGCCGGCGGCGGACGGCACCGTGCCCTGCCCGTGCTGCCAGGCACTCACGCGGCCGCAGGCGCTCAGTACCAACCTGCAGCTGGCGCGCCTGGTGGAGGGGCTGGCGCAGGTGCCGCAGGGCCACTGCGAGGAGCACCTAGACCCGCTCAGCATCTACTGCGAGCAGGACCGCGCGCTCGTGTGCGGCGTGTGCGCCTCGCTCGGCTCGCACCGCGGCCACCGCCTGCTCCCCGCCGCCGAAGCCCATGCGCGCCTCAAG ACGCAGCTGCCACAGCAGAAGATGCAGTTGCAGGAGGCGTGCATGCGCAAGGAGAAGAGTGTGGCTGTTCTGGAACATCAGCTGAtggaggtggag GAGACCGTACGTCAGTTCCGGGGGGCTGTGGGGGAGCAGCTGGGCAAGATGCGGGTGTTCCTGGCGGCACTGGAAGGCTCCTTGGACCGTGAGGCAGAGCGTGTGCGGGGCGAGGCGGGGCTCGCCTTGCGGCGGGAGCTGGGGAGCCTGAACTCTTACCTGGAGCAGTTGCGGCAGATGGAGAAGGTGCTGGAGGAGGTGGcggacaagccacagactgagtTCCTCATG aaatACTGCCTGGTGACCAGCAG gCTACAGAAGATCCTGGCAGAATCACCACCGCCTGCCCGGCTGGACATCCAGCTTCCTATCATCTCAGATGACTTCAAATTCCAGGTGTGGAGGAAGATGTTCCGGGCTCTGATGCCAG CGATGAAGGAACTGACCTTCGACCCAAGCACGGCCCACCCGAGCTTGGTGGTGTCTCCCTCTGGCCGCCGCGTGGAGTGCTTGGACCAGAAGGCGCCGCCGGCTGGAGAGGACCCGTGCCAGTTCGACAAAGCCGTGGCGGTGGTGGCACAGCAGCTGCTGTCGGACGGCGAGCACTactgggaggtggaggtgggcgATAAGCCGCGCTGGGCACTGGGCGTGATCTCGGCCCAGGCCGGCCGCCGAGGCCGGCTGCACGCTGTGCCCTCGCAGGGCCTCTGGCTGCTGGGGCTGCGCGAAGGCAAGATCCTGGAGGCGCACGTCGAGGCCAAGGAACCGCGCGCACTGCGCGCCCAGGAGCGGCGGCCATCGCGCATCGGGATCTACCTAAGCTTCGGCGACGGCGTCCTCTCCTTTTATGATGCCAGCAACGCCGACTCCCTCGAGCTGCTCTTTGCCTTCCACGAGCGCCTGCCCGGGCCTGTGTACCCCTTCTTTGACGTGTGCTGGCACGACAAGGGCAAAAACGCCCAGCCGCTGCTGCTGGTGGGGCCTGATGGCGAGGAGGCCTGA